The Fusobacterium periodonticum 1_1_41FAA genomic sequence CTATTTTCATTATACCACCTCTTTTTTTAGTTTGTACTCTTAGCATATCATATATTTTGTAAAAAGAAAATAGCTATTTTAAAAACATATTTTTCTTCACTATTTCAACATTTTCTTTAGATGTTATTTTCTCTAAAATTAATAGTGACAAGTCCAGAGCATTAGCCGGTCCTGAACAAGTAAATAGATTTTCATCTACAACAATTTCTTTTTCTTCAGGAATGACATCAAATTTTTTTAATTGATTAAAATATCTTTTATTATCTAAAAGATAAGTTGTTACCTTCCTATTTTTTATTTCTCTTGTTTCTATTAAATTGATAACAGCTGTACAAATAGCTACAATAATTTTGTTATTCTCAGAAAAATATTTAACTAATTTTTTAAATATTTTATTTTCCTTGTCCTTAAAGAAGTTAGCTCCACCAAAACCACCTGGTATAACTAGAGCATCATAAGAGAAAATCTCTTCTATATTATTTTCTGTAACAAGCTTTTCTGCTTTTAAAGTTCCACCCCAAGTACATTTAATCTCTTCTTTATATGAAATTGTTTCCACCTTTATATCTCTAAATTCTTTTAAGCCAACTATATTATTCCAACCAAAGATATCTGTAAAACTTGCTATCTCAAAAAGTTCTGCACCCTCAAATAGAAATACTGCTATTTTTTTCATATTTCACCTTTTCTTTATCATTTTTCTCAATTATATTTTATTATATACTAAATTACAATTAATTTTTCAAAATTAATAAAATATAGTATAATAAGATTATTAAAAATTATTTTAGGAGGAGTTTAATGAAACCAGAAGTTAGAGATGTAATAAATAATATTAACAGATTTATTCAAGAACAAAAATATATTAATGTTAGTAGCAATTTAAAAATGGAAGAAAATGTTGTCGCTAGAAATTTAAATGGAAAGGATCCTGAAGTTGTAGCTGAAGTTATGGAAAACTTAGAGCTTATCTTTAAAGAAATTTCTGAAGTTCATAATGTTGGTCAAGCTGATGAATACACAGAAAGATATTACTATTTAAGTGATAAATTTTATACTGATATGAAACAATTTAAAATAGATTTTTTTATTAATTAATAAATTTTTACTTGTATTTAACAAAAAAACATAGTATAATAGTAGCGGTCCATTGTAAAATATGTGTCTCTTTGAAGCTTAATTGAATATTAATTTAATTATGTTATTTTTTGATAGGTATAAAAATCATTTGGAGGTTTTTTAAAAATGGCAAATTCAAAATCAGCTAAAAAGAGAGTATTAGTAGCAGAAAGAAATAGAGTTAGAAATCAAGCAGTTAAAACTAGAGTTAAAACTATGGCTAAAAAAGTTTTAGCTACATTAGAACTTAAAGATGTTGAAGCTGCAAAAACAGCTTTATCAGTTGCATATAAAGAATTAGATAAAGCAGTTAGCAAAGGAATCTTAAAGAAAAATACTGCTTCTAGAAAGAAAGCTAGATTAGCAGCAAAAGTTAATTCTTTAGTAAATTCTCTTTAATTAAAAATTAACTCAGAAAAGTAAAAGGAGTTTTATGACTCCTTTTTTTCTTGTAAAAATATTGAAATTCTAATATAATTTTATTATTAAGTTCATTGTTTGGGAGGTTATTGTTATGATTGAAAAAATAAAAAATACTCGTTCACACAGAAAATTCACAGATAAAAAAATCTCAAAAGAAGAAATTTTAAAAATTCTAGAAGGAGCTAGATATTCTTCTTCAGCTAAGAATTCACAATTTTTAAGATATTCTTACACTGTAGATGATGAAAAATGTAAAAAACTTTTTTCTGCTGTTTCTTTGGGAGGACTATTAAAACCTGAAGATAAAGCTACTCTTGAAGAAAGACCTAGAGCCTATATATTAATTTCAGCAAAAAAAGATGTTAGTATTCCTGATTTTTTACAATATTTTGATGTAGGTATTGCTTCTCAAAATATTGCTTTACTTGCTAATGAGCTTGGTTATGGAGCTTGTATAGTTATGTCATACAATAAAAATGTTTTTAAAGAAGTTTTAGAACTTCCTGAAGATTATGAAACAAAAGTAGTTATAGTTTTAGGAGAAGCTAAAGATATAGTAAAACTTACCAATTCAAAAGATGAAAATGATACTAAATATTTCATTGAAAATGGAACTCATTATGTACCTAAATTACCTTTAGATAAAATTCTTCTTTAATCTTCGTTTTTTTTATAAAGAAAATATGATATAATAATGTAATTTAATAGTGGAGGTTTTATAATGAAAAAAGGTGGAATTATTATACTTGACTTTGGT encodes the following:
- a CDS encoding nitroreductase family protein produces the protein MIEKIKNTRSHRKFTDKKISKEEILKILEGARYSSSAKNSQFLRYSYTVDDEKCKKLFSAVSLGGLLKPEDKATLEERPRAYILISAKKDVSIPDFLQYFDVGIASQNIALLANELGYGACIVMSYNKNVFKEVLELPEDYETKVVIVLGEAKDIVKLTNSKDENDTKYFIENGTHYVPKLPLDKILL
- the rpsT gene encoding 30S ribosomal protein S20, with amino-acid sequence MANSKSAKKRVLVAERNRVRNQAVKTRVKTMAKKVLATLELKDVEAAKTALSVAYKELDKAVSKGILKKNTASRKKARLAAKVNSLVNSL
- a CDS encoding DJ-1/PfpI family protein, giving the protein MKKIAVFLFEGAELFEIASFTDIFGWNNIVGLKEFRDIKVETISYKEEIKCTWGGTLKAEKLVTENNIEEIFSYDALVIPGGFGGANFFKDKENKIFKKLVKYFSENNKIIVAICTAVINLIETREIKNRKVTTYLLDNKRYFNQLKKFDVIPEEKEIVVDENLFTCSGPANALDLSLLILEKITSKENVEIVKKNMFLK